GCGCAGGCTCACGGCCATTCCGGCGGTGGGCCCCAAGAACGGCGGCGAGGGCGAGGGGGCGAAAGCCGACTTCCTGCGCGGGCATCTGCGCTCCCTCGGCTTCGAGAATATTCGCGATTATCCGGCCCCGGACCCCTCCGTCCCCAGAGGCGAGCGTCCCAACCTTGCCGCCGTCATTCCCGGCGAAGACCGTTCACGGACCATGTGGGTCATCTCCCACCTGGACATCGTGCCACCGGGCGACCTGTCCCTTTGGCACTCCGACCCCTACGACATGGTGCGCAAGGGTGACCTCCTCATCGGTCGGGGCGTGGACGACAACCAGCAGGGGCTTGTCTCCTCGCTTCTGGTGGCCCGCCATTTCCTGGAGAACAAGGTCCAGCCGCCCATGAACTACGGCCTGCTTTTCGTCTCCGACGAGGAGACGGGCAGCGTCTTTGGTCTGGATTACGTGCTCCGTGAACACGGCGACATCTTCGGCAAGGACGACCTGTTTCTCATCCCCGATTTCGGCCAGCCGGATTCGGCCCTCATCGAAGTGGCCGAGAAGAGCATGTTCTGGCTCAAGATCACGGTTACCGGCCGCCAGTGCCATGCCTCCACGCCCGAAAAGGGCCGCAATTCCCTGGTGGCGTCCGCCGATCTGATCCTCAGGATCAGGGGACTGTATGCCGAGTTCTCGGACCACGACGAACTGTTCGATCCGCCGCTGTCCACCTTCGAGCCCACGAAAAAGGAAGCCAACGTGGGCAACATCAATACCCTGCCTGGACGGGATGTGTTCTACGTGGACATGCGCGTGTTGCCCCATTACTCCTTGGACGCCGTCCTGAACCGCATCCAGGAGCTGGGACGCGAGGTGGAGGCAGTTCATGACGTGAGCGTGGCCTACGAGACCGTGCAGCGCGAACAGGCAGCTCCCGCCACTCCCGAGGACGCGGAGATCGTCCGACGCACCGTGGCTGCCGTGCGCCGGATCTACGGCGGCGACCCCAAGGCGGTCGGCGTGGGCGGCGGCACCGTGGCCGCGTTCCTGCGCCGCAGGGGCTATCAGGCCGTGGTCTGGGCCACGCTCATGCACTACGCCCACCAGCCCAACGAGCTGTCCAGCATCGCCAACACCCTCGGTGACGCCAAGGTCATGGGCGCCGTGCTCCTGGGCTGACGCGGGGATATCGTGGTCCGCACTCCGCCGCCGCAACGCTTCGATCTCGTGGTGGTCGGCGCCGGGCACGCCGGATGCGAGGCCGCCATGGCCGCATCCCGCCTGGGCCTGTCCACTCTGCTCCTGAGCATCAACGTCGAGCGCATCGGTCATCTGTCCTGCAATCCGGCCATCGGCGGTCTGGCCAAAGGCCACATGGTCCGAGAAATCGACGCCCTGGGCGGCAGCATGGGCCTGTGGGCCGACGCGGCGGGCATCCAGTTCCGCACATTGAACACGCGCAAAGGCCCTGCCGTGCGCGCCACGCGCGCCCAGATCGACCGCGACGCCTATCTGCGCGTGGTCCGGCGAGACATCTTCGCCCAAGAGAATCTCTGGGTTCGCCAGGACATGGCCGTGGCCGTGTTGCGCGAGGACGGCCGCGCCTCCGGCGTTCGCACCGCGCTGGGAGAGAGCTTTCCCGCCCGAGCCGTGCTCCTGACCACCGGCACCTTTCTTTCCGGCCTGATCCATATCGGCCTGACCCACTTCAGCGGGGGGCGGCTCGGCGATCCCGCCTCCCGCGACCTCTCCGCCAGCCTGGGCGAAATGGGACTTGCCCTGGGACGCTTGAAGACCGGGACAACGCCGCGTTTGCTCAAGAAGAGCATTAACTTTTCTGGGCTGGAGTCCCAACCCGGCGACGTCCCGCCTCCGGGCTTCAGCTTCCACGGCGAACCGCCGGCCCTGCCCCAAGTTCCCTGTCATATCACCTACACCAACGCGGCCACGCATGAGGCCATCCGCGCGGGTTTGGACCGTTCTCCCCTGTTCACCGGAATCATCCAGGGCACCGGCGCCCGCTACTGCCCCTCCATCGAAGACAAGGTGGCCCGGTTTCCGGACAAGGACCGGCATCAGGTCTTCCTGGAGCCCGAAGGATTGGACAGCCCGGAGATCTATCCCAACGGCATTCCGACCAGTCTGCCCCTGGACGTGCAGAAGGCGATGATTCGCACCATCCCGGGCTTGGAGCAGGCCCAGATCGTGCGGCCGGGCTACGCCATCGAGTACGACTTCGCGCCGCCCACCCAGCTCTGGCCCACCCTGGAGACCAAGGTGCTGCCCGGGCTCTACCTGGCCGGACAGATCAACGGCACCTCGGGCTACGAAGAGGCCGCCGCCCAGGGGCTTTGGGCCGCCCTGAACGCGGTCGCCGCCCTGCGCGGGACGCCGCCGTTCCTGCCGCGTCGGGACCAGGCCTACATGGCCGTGCTGGTGGACGACCTGGTCACCAAAGGCACGGCCGAACCTTACCGCATGTTCACCTCCCGGGCCGAGTACCGACTGCTTCTGCGCGAAGGCAACGCGGATCTGCGGCTGACGCCCCTGGGCCGTGCATGCGGGCTGGTGGGCGATCGCCAGTGGCGCCTTTTTTCCGACAAGCGCTCCGCGCTGGACGCCGCGCTGAAGGCGTTGAACGAAGTGGTCGTGCGGCCGGACGCCGCCACCCGCGACCGTCTCGCCGCCATCGGCGCGGCGGCTCCGGGTAAGGCCGTATCCCTGGCCCAGATTCTGCGCCAACCCCAGGTGCGCATCCGGGATCTGGCGATCTTCTGGGAGCCCCTGGCCACGCTTGACGAGTCCGTGCTCCTGGAAGCCGAAACCCAGGTGCGCTACGAGGGCTACCTGGATCGTCAGGCCCAACTGGCCGAGCACCACCGAAACATGGAAGAGACGGCTCTGCCGCCGGACGTGGACTTCAGCGGAATCGCGGGCCTGACCCGCGAGGTCGTGGAGAAGCTCTCCCGCCTGCGGCCCCGGACCTTGGGCCAGGCCGGGCGCATTTCGGGGGTCACTCCGGCTGCTTTGGCCTGCCTGGAAATCCATCTGCGTAAGATCGGACGCCGCTGATCCAGCGTACGGCACTCTTTCCCTTCCCGGGGAAAGACGTTATCACCGATAAAAACGAACCCCGCACGGGACCGTCATGACGCATATCCTGCAATTCCTGGTCGCTCAGGCCCCGGGCCTGGAAGAGCCCACCCTGGACCGCCATTTCGTTCAGCGGATCGGGGAGTCCTTCGGCGGAGGCGGCGCGGTGACACCCGCCCTGCTGGTCATCGCGGCCGGAGTGTTGGTGTTCTGCGCCCTGCTCATCATCCTGGTCCGTATGCGTCGGAAGATTCAGGCGGGACGGGAGCGGCAGGAGCCGCCCATCGGTTGGCTCATGGACCGGCCCTCGATCATGGAGGTCATGGAAAACGCCTTGATGCACCGCTCCAAGGTCGAGTTGAGCTTTCACCAGCAGGACGAACGCCGTCGCGCCGTGGCTTGCGCCCTGCTCGAGGTGAGCCCTGAGTCCATGCTCCTGGAACTGCCCGCTGGAATCCAGCCCGGAGCCTCCTGGGTAGGGCGCCAAATAGATGGCTTCTTTCAGATCGGCAAGGGGCCGGCTACCCAGAGCCGCAAGATATTCTACCATTTCACTTCCGAGATCGCCGCCGTGCCGAGGGCCCGCAAGCAGGCCGCCGTGCTTTCCGTGGCCATCCCGGACAAGATCGTGCTTTCCCAGAAAAGGGCCTTCCTGCGCATGGCGCCGCCTTCCTCGGCCATCCCGGTCTTCGAGATCCTGCCGCACGACGACGCCACCTTGGCGCACTGCCTGTCCTGGTTCCTGCCCCCCCCGGAGGAGGACGGCAAGCAGCCCTCCCCCCCTCCGCGCCTCCCTTCGCTCGGTCGCTTCGCCATCAAGGACATCTCCGGCGGCGGGGCCCGAGTGGAAGCCCGGATCGCGGACAAGGAATCCTTGCAACGGCTGAACCTCGTGGCCGGAACATCTTGTTACGTGGCCCTTGAACTGCTGGCCGAGCGCCCCCGGCGCTACGTGCTGGCCGCCACGGTGCGTCGCGTGTTTCGCGACACCGGCGGTGTGCAGGAACTCGGGCTGGAGTTCACCTCCCGGCTCAAGGGCCGGGACCAGGGCACGGGACTGCCCTCCTGGAAGGCGCTCAAGGGCAAAGGGGAGGAGAGCATCGAATCCTGGGTGGTGAAGAAATACCTTGAGGTCTACCGGGAGAAGGGCGTGGAGCCCACGGCCTGAAGCCGCTGTTGACAGATCGTCCGGCTCCATTTAATTCCCAAGCCTACGTGAATACGTAAAAAACAGCGGGGAATTCCCCCGGCCGCGAGACGGCAAGGAGAGATGTCTTGGACGAGGGCTCAGAGGGCCGACTATTGTCCCGCATCATCAGCCTCTTCCGCAACAAATCCATCGGGCACGACCTGGAAGAGCACATCCTGGACGCCAAGGACGAAGGCGCCATCCCCCCCGAGGAAGGATCCATGCTCTTGAACGTCCTGGACCTGGGCAAGACCCTGGTGGAGGACATCATGGTTCCGCGCATCGACATCGCCTGCGCGGAGGTGGACGCCGAACTGGAGGAGGTCGCCAACCTGATAATGGAATGTGGGCATTCCCGCATTCCATTGTATGAGGACTCCAAGGACCGCATGGTTGGCATCGTCCACGCCAAGGATCTGCTCAAGCCTTTGCTGGCTCCCGCGCCGGAAGGCGGTGGGAAACGGATTCCCCTGCGGGGGATCATGCGTCCTGTCTTCTTCGTCAACGCCAACGCCAGTGTGCGCAGCCTGCTGCGCCAGTTTCAGAGCGAACGCATGCACCTGGGCATCGTCCAGGACGAATACGGCGGAACGGCCGGTCTGGTGACCATGGAGGACGTGTTGGAGGAGATCGTCGGCGACATCGAGGACGAGTACGACACGTTGCAGCCCGACGAGATCGAGCATCGCGAGGATGGGACCATGCTCTGCTCCGGCCGCGCGCTGCTGGAGGACGTCAACGAGACGCTGGGTCTCTCCCTGGAGTCCGAGGAGGTGGAGACCATCGGCGGCTATCTTTCCCAGATGGCCGGCGACATCCCTCACGACGGACAGACCTTTGATCTCGGCCCCTGGCGGTTCGTGGTCCAGGACGCCGACGCCAAACATATCCGCATGATCCGCATCGAACCGCTGGCGGGGGACCGCTAAAGGAAAGCCGCGGCAGTGCCAGTGTTCATCCTCCTCTGCGCCCTGGGGGCCTGGTCGGGTTTCGCCAACCCTTATTTTCAGCTGCCTCCGGCGGTGTTGCTGCTGCCGTTCGGGCTGGCCGGCGTCGGTCTGCTGGCCGAAACGCCGCGCCGGGCCATGAAGATGGGCTGGTTGGCCGGAACATCGGCCGCCGTCGGATGCCTCTACTGGATTTACATTCCGGTGCAGCACTACGGTAATCTGCCGTGGTATCTGGCCCTGCCGTGCCCTGCCCTGCTGGCCTCGGCCCTGGGAGTCTACTACGGCCTGTTCGCTCTTTTCATGCAGCGCGCCGTCCGTCGCCTGTCCGGATTCACCACGGTGCTGGCGGCCGGTTTTCTTTGGGCGGCCATGGAATGGTGCGTCGGCCACCTGCTCACGGGCTTTCCTTGGCTGACTCTCTCCGCGGCCTTCAGCCCCTGGCCCTGGGCCGTACAGGGGGCATCGCTCATCGGTGCGTATGGCCTTTCCGGGGTCTTGGCGGCGGTGTCCGTGGGGCTCCTGCTGGCGCCCTCCTCGCGGCCGGCCCCGGCCCTGGCCGTTTTGCTGGCCGCTGGGATCGCGGTCTTCGGCTGGCGGGTGTTGGAGAGCGCGGCTCCCGGGGGCGTCTCGGCCACGGTGGGTCTGGTCCAGGGCAACATCGACCAGAGCTTGAAGTGGGATCCGGAATACCAGATCGCCACCATGGAGCGCTACGCCGGACTTTCCACTCAGGCCATCGCGACCGCCCAGCCGGACCTGCTTGTTTGGCCCGAGACGGCGCTGCCGTTCTATTTTCAGGAGCCGAGCCCCTTGCACAACCGGGTCGTCTCCTTCGTCAGAACGAACAAGACGCCCCTCTTGGCCGGAGCGCCGGCATACATTCCAGCCACCCCGCCGACCAAACCCGAGCTGTTCAACCGGGCCTACCTCCTGGGGCCGGACGGCGCGGTGGTCGGATTCTACGACAAGGAACACCTCGTGCCCTTCGGGGAGTATGTGCCCCTGGGGGAATGGCTGCCCCTGGGAAAGCTGGTGGAGAGCGTGGGCGACTTCTCCTCGGGCCGCAACCAGCGCGCGCCCTCCATAGGCGACATTGCCCTGGGGGTTCTGGTCTGCTATGAAGGAATCTTTCCCGAGCTGGCTCAGAAGCGCGTGGAGGAAGGGGCCACCTTGCTGGTGAACATCAGCAATGACGCTTGGTTCGGTGATTCCTCGGCCCCCTGGCAGCACCTTCAGCTCAGTCTGCTGCGGGCCGTGGAACAGGGGCGCTGGCTGGCGCGGGCCACCAATACGGGGATATCCCTGCTGGCCGATCCCCAGGGCCGGATAACGGCGCGAAGCGGCCTGTTCACCGAAGACGCGGTTACGGGCCAAGTCCGGCTGGAAACCGGTTCGACCTTCTTCCACCAGACCTTCCACATCCAGGCCTGGGTTCTGCTCGGCGTGGCGGCGTCAGCCGTCCTGACCGTCCTGGTCCGGCCGCTCAAGGCCGCACCGCGCCGAAAACTTCGAGTCTGACAAGGAATCGGACAACCATGCTGCAATATCCCGAGTTGAAGTCCCAGGGAACCGATCTGTTGTCCCAGTTCGCCAGTCTTTGGGGGCGGCTTTGACTACCAGGACGTGAAGGAACGCCTCGCCGAGATCGAGTCCGAACTTGCTCGTCCCGGAGCCTGGGACAGACCGGAAAAGTTGACCCCTGTGCTGCGTGAGAAGCGTACCCTCGAGGCGCGTCTGGAAATGTATGACGCCCTGGACGCGGCCCGCCGCGACGCCGAGGAATGGCTGGAAATGGCCCGCGAGGACCAGAGCACGGAAATTCTCGAAGCCCTCGACGAGCAATTGAACCTGCTTTCCCGGCGGCTCCAGGGCACGGAGCTGGCCACCCTGCTCTCCGGCCCGGAAGACAAGACCCCGGCCATCATGGAAATCCATTCCGGGGCCGGCGGCGTGGAGTCTCAGGACTGGGCTGAAATGCTCCTGCGTATGTACACCCGCTGGGCCGAGGCGCGGGGTTTCACGGTAGCGGTCATGGACCACCTGCCCGGCGAGGAAGCCGGCATCAAGAGTGTGACCCTGACCATCGAGGGCCTCTACGCCTACGGTCTGCTCAAGGGCGAGACCGGCATCCACCGGCTCATCCGCATCTCGCCCTTTGACGCCTCGGGACGACGGCACACCTCTTTCGCCTCGGTGGCCGTCTTCCCGGACATCGAGCAGGACATCGAGATCGACATCCGCGAGGAGGATCTGCGCATCGACGTGTTCCGCGCCAGCGGGCCCGGCGGCCAGCATGTGAACCGCACCAACTCGGCCATCCGCATCACCCACCTGCCAACGAACATCGTGGTCCAGTGCCAGAACGAAAAATCGCAGGTGAAGAACAAGGCCACGGCCATGAAAGTCCTCAAGGCCAGACTCTACGAACGTGAGCTGCAGAAGATCGAGGAGGCCAAGCGTGCCGATCACGCCACCAAGGACGCCATCGGCTTCGGCAGCCAGATACGCACCTACACCCTGCAACCATACCGTCTGGTCAAGGATCACCGTTCGGACACGGAAACCGCCAATGTGGACGCAGTGTTGGACGGTGACCTGGACGACCTGATCCGCGGCCAACTGCTCCATGCCCATGCCGGAAAAAAAGCCTGATCCCGCCGCCGGGACCGCACTTCTCGCCGATATAGCGGCCTTGCAACAGGCCCTTTGCGGCCAGTACTCGGAGGCCTGCTCCGGACGGAACGGATCACCCACGCTGGGCGTCTTCCGTCTGTTTCCGGGCGTGGACCTTTCGCTCTGGTCCCGGTTGTCCCGGGAGCACGGACTGAGTCATTGGCTGACCCTGCCCCTGGACGAGCAGGCGTATCCCCATCTGGCTTTGTACCAGGATGCCCTGGAACGCCTGACCTACCAAACCGACCATGACCCGCTCACCAGTCTGGCCAACCGCCGTTCCTTCGAGCGGACCCTGGATCTGGAGATTGAGCGCGCCCGGCGCTCCCGCGTGCCGGTAAGCCTCGCCCTTCTGGACCTGGACGACTTCAAGACCGTCAACGACACCCACGGCCATCCGGCCGGGGACTTGGTGCTCCGCCGTCTGGCCGAGGTGCTGGAGCAAGGCAAGCGCCGCTACGACTTGGCCGCGCGCATCGGCGGCGAGGAATTCGCCCTGGTGCTCTCCGGGGTGGGCTTGGTGAAATCCGCCGAAATCCTGGAGCGGATACTGGAATCCTTTTCCACCGTGCGCTTCGAGGGTTCCGGAGGAGAATCGTTCTCAGTCACCTTCTCCGTGGGCATCGCCTCCTACCGGGGCAATGTGGAGCTGGCCGTGCCCGAGCTGGTCAGCTTGGCCGACGAGGCCCTGTACCGGGCCAAGGGGTTGGGCAAGAACCGCGTGACGGTGGCTCCTCTGCCCGACGTGGACAAGGTCGCCAACGAGGCCACGCTGGTTCACGCCAATGAAAAGAAATTCCTCTTCGGCAAATGAGGCACGAGATGACGAACGTCAACCGGACCTTGTCCCTGGCCGTGCTTTCCGGGAAGGGCGGCGTGGGCAAGACCAATCTGGCCTTGAACGTGGGCTATGCCCTCCACGGCGCCGGTCACAGTCTGCTGCTCATGGATTGTGACCTCGGGCTGGCCAATCTGGACGTGCTCCTGGGTATCTCGCCCGAACGGAACCTCCAGGACCTCTTGCGCGACGGTGTGCGTCCCCGCGACGTGGTGGTGGCCCTGGAGCAGAACGGCCTGGACGTCCTGCCTGCGGCAAGCGGCGTGCCCGAACTGGTGGAAATGGACGAGGACATGCAAGGCTTGCTGTTCCAGAAGGTCGCTGACCTTGTGGGACGCTACCAGTTCCTTCTGCTCGACCTGGGCGCGGGCATCAACCGCACGGTTTTGTCTTTCGCCCAGACCGCCCGGCACCGCCTCGTGGTGGTCACCCCTGAACCTACATCGCTCACGGACAGTTACGCGGTGATCAAGGTGCTGGCCACCCAGCACGGGGTGCGCGACTTCTGGGTGGTGGTCAACCAGGCCGCCGACGCCCGCGAGGCCCGCGAAACCTTCAAGCGTCTCTCCATGGCCTGCAAAAATTTCTTGGACCTGGATCTGACCGACCTGGGTTTCGTGCGTCAGGATCCCACCCTGACCGAGGCCGTCCGGAACCAGACCCCATTGCTGAAGTTCGCGCCCAAGTCCGACGCGGCTCGGGACATCATTTCCCTGGCGGTCAAAGTTGAACGATTTCGATCTGATAATCTTGACGCCTTGGCCGAAGGCGATATTTTAGGACGATTGCCGAGGCCCAAGGTGGATTAATGCCTTGACGAAAACCTGTATTTTTCGGCATAGATATCGGCATAAGCGGTCCAAATGCGGTGGCAACCGCTGGGGAACGGTGACGGAACCCTTTTTTCGCCGCCAAAGTCATTGGGGGACGCCATGAACAAGAGTGAGCTGATCAAGGCTTTGTCCGAGAAGAAAAAGCTGCACGTCGAGGAATCCACCAAGATCGTCACGGCCTTCGTGGACGCGGTCAAGGAGGCTCTGGTGCGTGGAGACCGGGTGGAAATCCGGGGCTTCGGCAGCTTCAAAATCAAATCGTACAGCGGCTATACCGGTCGCAATCCCAAGACCGGCGCCGTGGTCAAGGTCCAGCCCAAGAAGCTTCCCTTCTTCCGCCCCGGCAAGGAACTCAAGGAATTCATCAACAATTAGGCGTATGATGAAACATTTCTTCGCGACCGTGGCGATCCTGACCGCCTTGCTTTTGGGCGCGGATCGCTCCTGGTCGGCCGAGCCTTTGTTGTCGATCATCTTCTCAGCCAACTCCGAAGGTGCTGTACGGCCCTGCCCTGTTTGCGGCGGCCGAATCATAGGCGGGCTTTCCCGGCGCGCGACCTACATCCAACAGTCTCGCCAGAGTGCGGGCAAGACCGTGCCTGTCTTCGCGGTTTCCGGCGGCTTCGAGTTCCTGCCGGAGAGCGGCAAGCAGCCGGACCAAGCCAAGTTGCAGGCCCTGGCCAAGGCCTATGGGATGATCAACTTCGACCTCGGACTGCTGACCCCGGGTGAAGCCGGCGCTATGCGCAAGGCGGGCGTCAACTTGCCCGGCCAATGGATCACGGCCGAAGCCGTGACCCAGACACAGCTGCCGTTGCCCGGTGGCGGAGCCGTCGGGTTCGTACTCTTTCCGCCCCTGACGCCCACGGAGAAGGAAGCGCCGAAGGATCTCATCGCCCAGATATCCAAGGCGGTCGAAACCCAGCGCAAAAAAAGCAATATCGTGGTGGGCTTGAGCCCCTGGGGCTATTTTGTGGAGCTGCTCTATCTGCGGAGCAATGACGCCGTGCTCCCGGACGTCCTCCTTGGTTCCGGCCCCGGCCCCGGCTTCAAGGGCATGGTCGCGGGCGAAGGGCGTGCCTACTGGATGCGCGCCTACAGCCTGGGCAAGGCCCTGAATCGCCTGGAAGTTCTTGCTTGGCCCAAGCGTGAAGCCGGATTCCGCTGGAGCGACGACATGGACATCCGCTCATTGAATGTGGGGTTGACGGACCAGTTCAAGGAAGATCCGGCCATAGCCGTCCTGTTCGAGGGAATGGAGACGGACTGATAAACCGGCGGCCAGAGGCGCCGCCGAGGGAGGAAGCATGAAGATTCGTGGGGCGTTCACCGCGCTCGTCACCCCCTTCAAGGGGGGGCAGGTGGACGAGGAAGCCTACCGGCGGCATGTGGAGTGGCAGATCGAACAAGGCATCGACGGCCTTGTGCCCTGCGGCACCACGGGCGAAGCCGCGACAATGGACCACGAGGAACAGGGCCGGGTCATCCGCATGTGCGTGGACCAGGTCAAGGGACGGGTGCCGGTCATCGCCGGAGCCGGTTCCAACAGCACCCGCGAGGCCATCGAGCTGACCCGACTGGCCAAGGAAGCCGGGGCCGACGCCACGCTCCAGATCACTCCCTACTACAACAAACCCACCCCCGACGGGCTGGTGGGACATTTTCAGGCCATCGCCAAGGCCGTTCCCTTGCCCATGATCATCTACAACGTTCCCGGACGTACCGGCCTGAACCTCGCGCCCAAGACCCTGGCCCGTATCGCCCGGGAAGTGCCCGAGGCCATCGGCGTCAAGGAGGCCACCGGAGATCTCAAGCAGTGCACCGAGGTCGTGGAGCTCTGCGGGCCGGACTTTCTGCTGCTTTCCGGCGACGACTTCACGGTCCTGCCCCTGCTGGCCGTGGGCGGCGTGGGCGTCATATCCGTGGTTTCCAATCTCATTCCGGCCAAGATGCATGAACTCTGCGCCGCCTATTTCGCCGGAGATCAGGTCCGGGCCAAGGCTCTGAACATCGAAATCCAGGCCCTTTCCCGCGCCATGTTCATGGAGACCAATCCCATCCCCGTCAAAACCTCCCTGGTTTATATGGAGCGGTGTCAGCCTGGATTCCGCCTGCCTCTGGCTCCGCTGGAGGAGAAACATGTCGAACCGCTCAAGACGGTGCTCAAGGCCTACGGTTTGATCCAGTAGCGATCGAAGCCGAACCAACGAAAAAGGCCGCCGGATTGTTCAGGCGGCCTTTTTCGTGCGAAAAAAAAGGCGGGGCCGAAGCCCCGCCTCGCGGATCAAAGCGGATTTAGGCGAAGGCCTTCTCGAAGGGAGGCACGACCTGCTTCTTGCGGCTCATGACCTTGTCCAACCAGACGCTCTTGGCGTCGGGCTTCACGCCGAAGGCCTTCTCGATGACGGAGGCGTCATCGGAGACGTAGAGCATCTTGGAGCCTTCCTTCATGATGTCGGTGAGGAGCAGGAACACGCTGTGACGGCCGCCGTCCTCGCCCTTGACCTTCTGGATCTCGGCGTAGAGAGCTTCCTCGTAGGGGGCCAGGATGCCCAGATCCACCACTTCCAGCTGGCCGATGCCGACCTTCTTGCCGCTCATGTTGAAGTCCTTGTAGTCGCGGAAGACCAAGTCCCGCATGGGGGTGCCTTCCACGGCGGACTTCACTTTGAACATCTCCATGCCCAGGGCCATGACGTCGGCCACGCCCGCGAGTTTGGCCAGCTTCTCGACGGCCTTCTTGTCCTTCTCGGTGCAGGTCGGGGACTTGAACATGACGGTGTCGGACAGGATGGCGCAGAGCATGATTCCGGCGATGGGCTTGGGAACGGCCACGCCGAAGTAGTCGTACATGGCGGCGACCACGGTGCAGGAGCAGCCCACGGGCCAGACCCACATTTCAAGC
The genomic region above belongs to Desulfovibrio aminophilus DSM 12254 and contains:
- a CDS encoding UshA-like (seleno)protein family 2 — translated: MKHFFATVAILTALLLGADRSWSAEPLLSIIFSANSEGAVRPCPVCGGRIIGGLSRRATYIQQSRQSAGKTVPVFAVSGGFEFLPESGKQPDQAKLQALAKAYGMINFDLGLLTPGEAGAMRKAGVNLPGQWITAEAVTQTQLPLPGGGAVGFVLFPPLTPTEKEAPKDLIAQISKAVETQRKKSNIVVGLSPWGYFVELLYLRSNDAVLPDVLLGSGPGPGFKGMVAGEGRAYWMRAYSLGKALNRLEVLAWPKREAGFRWSDDMDIRSLNVGLTDQFKEDPAIAVLFEGMETD
- the dapA gene encoding 4-hydroxy-tetrahydrodipicolinate synthase — encoded protein: MKIRGAFTALVTPFKGGQVDEEAYRRHVEWQIEQGIDGLVPCGTTGEAATMDHEEQGRVIRMCVDQVKGRVPVIAGAGSNSTREAIELTRLAKEAGADATLQITPYYNKPTPDGLVGHFQAIAKAVPLPMIIYNVPGRTGLNLAPKTLARIAREVPEAIGVKEATGDLKQCTEVVELCGPDFLLLSGDDFTVLPLLAVGGVGVISVVSNLIPAKMHELCAAYFAGDQVRAKALNIEIQALSRAMFMETNPIPVKTSLVYMERCQPGFRLPLAPLEEKHVEPLKTVLKAYGLIQ
- a CDS encoding manganese-dependent inorganic pyrophosphatase encodes the protein MAIYVIGHKNPDTDTIAASIAFADLAAKAYGGEFIAAAQGACPPESEFVLNKFGVKAPELLTEAAGKKIALVDTTDKAQLPADFDKAEVQYVVDHHKLGDVTTSNPLEMWVWPVGCSCTVVAAMYDYFGVAVPKPIAGIMLCAILSDTVMFKSPTCTEKDKKAVEKLAKLAGVADVMALGMEMFKVKSAVEGTPMRDLVFRDYKDFNMSGKKVGIGQLEVVDLGILAPYEEALYAEIQKVKGEDGGRHSVFLLLTDIMKEGSKMLYVSDDASVIEKAFGVKPDAKSVWLDKVMSRKKQVVPPFEKAFA